The Nomascus leucogenys isolate Asia chromosome 4, Asia_NLE_v1, whole genome shotgun sequence genome includes the window actttttctgtaagcgGCCATATGGTAAATAAGGTCATGCATAACTCAATGTTAGTGCTATGGTCTGAGAAATGTGTTAGGCTATTTCATCCTTGTGCGAACGTCATAGAATGTACTTGCACAAACCTAAATGGcgtagcctactacacacttaggctatctggtatagcctattgcacctaggctacaaacctgtacagcatgttgctgtactgaatactgtagagaattgtaacacaatgctaactatttgtgtatccaaacatagaaaagataagagtaaaatatgatataaaaggtttgaaaagaaaaaggtatgCCTGtacagggcacttaccatgaatggaccTTGCTGGATTGGAAGTTGCTCTAAgaagtcagtgagtgagtgagtggtgaatttggaggcctaggacattactgtatactCCTATAGACTATATAAACACTgaacacttaggctacactaaatttattaagaaaacatttttcttcagtaattaaccttagcttactggaACTCCTTCACTTACAaacttttacattgttttttgacttttttactctttttgtaataacacttcgcttaaaatacaaacacatcgTACAGctgtacaaatatatttatatccttattctgtaagcttttttttttttttttttttttagagtctcgctctgttgcgaggctagagtgcagtggcgcgattttggctcactgcaacctccacctcccgggttcaagagattctcctgcctcaacctccagagtagctgggactacaggcgcaagccaccacgcccagctaatttttgtatttttagtagagacagggtttcaccatgttggccaggatggtcttgatctcttgacctcgtgatcacccacctcggcctcccaaagtgctgggattacaggcctgagccaccacgcccggcgcagctttttgctatttttaaattcattttttagagacagggtcttactctgttgcccaggctggaatgcagtggtgtgatcatagctcagtggagccttgacctcctggtctttagtgatcctcctgcctcagcctcctatatgctgggattacaggtgtgaactattgcacctggccaattttttttttcttttggaactgTTTTTGTTAAAAGCTAAGACAAACACATACATTAGCTTAGGCTTACACAGGGTCTGGATTATCAATATCTTTGCCTTCTACCTccatatcttgtcccactggaaggtttcCAGGAGCAGTAACATgtatggagctgtcatctccataataacaatgccttctataatacctcctgaaggacctgcctgaggccatTTTGCAgttgacttttttatttaataagtagaaggagcaCACTCTAAAATAGTATAGTataaatagtaaatacataaaccagtaacgtagtcttttattattgttatcaaGTTTTATGTACCATACATAACTGTATGTGTTAAACTGGCAACACagcaggtttgtttacaccagtatcaccacaaacatgtgagtaatgtaTTGACCTTACAGCAGCTACAGTGTCACTAGGTGAAtcttgaatttttcagctccattataatcttatgggagcACTGTCATCTATGTGGTCCTTCACTGACCCAAACATCATTTTGTAGTGCATGACTGTGTTGGGTTCTTTTAGGCCATCTACTCTGTtgaaactactcaactctgctattgtaGCATGAAGTATGAATAAGTACAATTATTTATGGACACAGTCATGttaatttcatatcattttcacATGTCATGAGGTATTCATTTGATTTTGGGGAGCTCCATTCCCTAAATATCATTAGGTATTCGTTTGATTTTAGGGAGCTCTGTTCCCTAAGGCACTGTGGTGAAGAccacagccatttaaaaatgtgaaaattattgtTGGTGCAAGTGTTGTACAGAAATGGGTGGCAGGCTAGATTTGGCTGTGAAGCTGTAGTTTGCCAATTCCTGGTGTAGGTTATTGATTGGAATTTTTAACTCAGTCAAAGAACAAGTATCTTTTACCAGTGTAAGTCCAAATTCTTAggatatttttgcttatttatatatcttttatttcttatgcCTCAGGAGTGCCTGTGAAGAAAACGGGATATTGCCCTGAGGCTTATATTCTGCCTCAGTTGTCTTTTCttgaaatattataaatcagAATGTCTGCACAGTCAGTGGAAGAAGATTCAATACTTATCATCCCAACTCCAGATGAAGAGGACAAAATTCTGAGAGTGAAGTTGGAGGAGGATCCTGATGGTGAAGAGGGATCAAGTATCCCCTGGAACCATCTCCCAGACCCAGAGATTTTCCGACAGCGATTCAGGCAGTTTGGATACCAGGATTCACCTGGGCCCCGCGAGGCTGTGAGCCAGCTCCGAGAACTTTGCCGTCTGTGGCTCAGGCCAGAGACGcacacaaaagaacaaatcttgGAGCTGGTAGTGCTGGAGCAGTTTGTTGCCATCCTACCCAAAGAGCTACAGACTTGGGTTCGAGATCATCATCCAGAGAATGGAGAGGAGGCAGTGACAGTGCTGGAGGATTTGGAGAGTGAACTTGATGACCCTGGACAACCGGTGAGCCTGCTTGTGTCATTTCCTGTGTCAGAAGCACTGGCATAGTAGTAGGCAAAGCTGCTGAATTAATTCCACTCAACTAAGTTAGAATTATGTTTATGCCTTTTCCCCCATTCCTGTACCACTCCCTGTTATCTGTGCTGCTTTGCCATCTAGGCTTCTGCAGTATTTGTTTTATGGGGTTTCTCTTACATGTTTTTAGTTCTGATTCTCATTACAGTTCCTTCTCTGAATCAAATCTTTCTGTTTCCAGGTTTCTTTCCGTCGACGAAAACGGGAAGTACTAGTAGAAGACATGGTATCTCAAGAAGAAGCTCAGGGATTACCAAGTTCTGAGCTTGATGCTGTGGAGAACCAGCTCAAGTGGGCATCCTGGGAGCTCCATTCCCTAAGGCACTGTGGTGAGGACCAGAACTCTTGTGTGGGCTAGAGGGTGAAAGAGAGTGTAGGCCTTTTGTTCAGAACTTTCCTTGTTCTCACTGGTGGGGGGGATCATATCACTCTTAATCTAATACCTCAGCTTTTTTCTGATTAAGTTGATTTTGCTGGCCTCAGACCTTTTATTCCTAGACATTAACATCTTCagccttttcttccctttcagtCTCCTTCCTAAAAAGAGTTGCCCATGTCAGGCTAGCATTTGCCTTACTTTGAGCCAGCACCCACCCATGGACCAAGTCCCTCTATTTTGCATTCAGTATTACTTGTCATCCATTTTACgtccttttactttcaatctcCTACCTAATTCCATTCGTACAGTAAGCTTACCTGAAAACCTCTTCTAATCTCTTTGTTGTATATCACTGAagtctttctaaatatttatttctgattttcttcaaTGTCTATCTAGAGTCATTTTCTTCTAAGAAGCTTCTTTTGTAGAAATATTtggagtaatttttttcctttttctaagtaTGCAAAAAAAGGCTCCTTAGCTATAACATGCTTTAAACgcagaaaaagcttttttaaaagctcaaagtTGTATTAATTCACAAGACCAGTCTTTCCCAATATATTGGCCATATACTTATGTGTATCCTTTGATACGGCCCAGTATATTCCTAAAACTGCTAGATTGCTTTCTCATGATGAACTAAAATGAAACTTTGACTCTGCTTTAGTAATCATTCCTTGAGGTATTTGGAGATGTTGCTGGTATGCCGCTGAATGAGGTCTGAGCAGGTTTTCTTCACATCTGAGGGGACAGTGCCAGCCAATCAATTTTTGGGGTGGGGCTGAAGTCTGCTGAAAATCTGCAGTTTTACATGTTTCATGGGACATTCTTCTGTGCAATAAAGTTTGAGAAGTATCATTCTTGATATGTGGGggcaatattttcaacttttcatcATCTGAATTTTAGAGTGACTTTTCACCTGTGTTCCTTATTTCAGCTGTCTATTCTCTTCTACACTTGGGAATTTGTTTCCTGTGTGCCATTTGTCTCCACTTAATCTTCACACTCACTCCTCTGTTTTTCAAGTCTCCAAGCCTCACTATCCTCCTCTAAcctttcagtctctctctcttggCCTTATCTCCTGACTATCtttttgttaattatttactGTTTTCCTCTTTGCTGAAGGCAGTTGCTAACCCTATATGAACTGGATCTTTACTCCTTAAGGCATGAAGTTTTAGAAAAGTCTTAAATGACATTTGCTGTTATCTCTGCCTGCATGTGAGTGATGCTACCCCATGTTGGTAATTCAGGCTTTTCTTTCATTGGACATGTTTCACTGAGGCTTAGAAATAACCATTTTTCCAAGTACCATGACAAATACCACACGCAACAAGCTTCTTTTATTGGAAAACTTTCATTTATTAGGGGCATACTGAATTTTTATGTCATGTCTTTGGTTAACACAGGATGCCCCCATCTTATCTTCAGCCCCTTGTCAAGACTCCTGTGTTCTGCTTTTAGTCTAACATTGGCTGTGACCTGACTTGTCTTGTTCATTTCAGAAATAGCCACTTTCTgacatgtttttttaatttacatctt containing:
- the ZNF24 gene encoding zinc finger protein 24, producing MSAQSVEEDSILIIPTPDEEDKILRVKLEEDPDGEEGSSIPWNHLPDPEIFRQRFRQFGYQDSPGPREAVSQLRELCRLWLRPETHTKEQILELVVLEQFVAILPKELQTWVRDHHPENGEEAVTVLEDLESELDDPGQPVSFRRRKREVLVEDMVSQEEAQGLPSSELDAVENQLKWASWELHSLRHCDDDGRTENGALAPKQELPSAVESHEVPGTLNMGVPQIFKYGETCFPKGRFERKRNPSRKKQHICDECGKHFSQGSALILHQRIHSGEKPYGCVECGKAFSRSSILVQHQRVHTGEKPYKCLECGKAFSQNSGLINHQRIHTGEKPYECVQCGKSYSQSSNLFRHQRRHNAEKLLNVVKV